The proteins below are encoded in one region of Toxoplasma gondii ME49 chromosome IV, whole genome shotgun sequence:
- a CDS encoding ABC transporter transmembrane region domain-containing protein (encoded by transcript TGME49_320460~Predicted trans-membrane domain (TMHMM2.0):51-69:89-112:126-146:152-175:189-208:426-449:508-531:532-555:1129-1152:1212-1235:1300-1323:1394-1417) translates to MAAHAPPPAAPSSTHASRVLSLSSSSPLWASFPPPYLPWDASLGDFNPRFEHIVLPLLPFLPLLFSLRASWEAASSPRRPLAPLDRRRTVILLALALLLGLPLLVDLLAAASVLSWHQPLDSDQACMVASQALFFLLFLVLLLYEARRRLPESGALKLALSTAAASQLLCMQTAIRLSVKNRAWGLWESLQTAASLLIGLLTWNYCLLKRPTERRRGTRISPFRVRDASASTGNSSFVFHDTRQTRWRFARRDDDARAAPLLSDEESWDSEAGGEAEVYVHPAGGGKALLPEAQASLWEKLSFSWLSPLVAKGRKQPLTQEDLYTLPACQKTKVLADTLEVAWQAEEERSRSPLASSAAFPLSLFRQRDHPSLFRVLVRCYGWRCVLPAFLKLTYDLLQFVGPLMLHQIISFLSRDVDGDMSPVTEGVFYAAVLLLSSLLQSFILHQYFHLQMKLGMDVRVSVAALIYRKALRLSPGAHTNRPDQSEAAMSAGKVVNLMSVDTQRLQDLMLYLHILWSGPLQILLALLLLFRHVGVAALGGVLVMLVGIPTTGYVSRRIKLLQSRVMAARDARGKVTNEFLSAMKVIKLYAWEGSFSACISRLRSQELRLLWRYQVTNNWMRLQWLGMPLAVSSTTFGLYVWRHGALDPATVFTALALFNALGFPMQMVPATVNNSAEASASLKRIQDFLDVPERPGLSLSLSGAARHGLIDVGEAKTADSEAGGSSGGAGGEAKKRTVKDGEARKATDTDDGQPALPPSLPKGMLAIDVKECDVVWANGDTLFRGLKFQCRAGSLTAVIGPTGAGKSGLLSTLLGDTTASPVAASRGGGSISLLPETSPVSVVGRVAYVSQEPWIRNASLRANILFGSPFLPEWYNCVLDCCALRPDLALLPAGDETEIGERGVNLSGGQKQRVALARAVYAQADVYLLDDCFSAVDAHVAVHLFTNCVRGLLRSRTVLLVTHKLGLALPAADQILFLGNKKIFFDGSLETLQKLPEFQSFSLQEEREEAARQRQVDEEQKDGDAVSHTLSSRRRDQASLCLAPPGRDEKAAPRDARAAENSDEEATAMNSNERERNSAPGAAVQIEETAEPQSHARRGALIDEERLHHGSVGTAVYLEYLKGAGGFAVASVVVGCFAVSNAILVLANLWLSHWSDHSAKQQSLLRASSLSSSSPSSGRSCPRSLLCSMFPSFSSCEAECMSDDALSVQTGFGVYVGLVLLHLIVAVGGLAVMVRSAQSAARFFHERLLRAVTDAQMSFFDTTPLGRVQNRFTRDLNVVDETLPQTLGTYANLWFKALATFTAIAFVFPLFILFLLPLLVFYRRVQNFYIPTSRQLQRVQSLLRSPIFQDFSETLDGVATIRAFRQQARFRAQSEEKMDAELEACYLYFASNRWLALRLEFVGTLVVTFTALCAVFAKASLQQLSSPFSPSSHSSPSSPFSLFSLFSAPLSSASLAASVGGLDAEGEAGLGQGGGASVDSAPFAAFEGALWGLLSFLSLGARMHAPQGLSSGLGGLAISYALNITQHLNWLVRMASETESNVLAVERIKEYADNIPSEHLEPRNAWRARTATARGDGRACSPERQARNGEASFHGVCGRERNDRTEDDWPLEGRIVLKNLSARYHPDGPLVIKGINAEFGPGERIGLVGRTGAGKSTLLLTMLRMVEPATGSVFVDGVDTLDVPLRVLRSKFSIIPQDPVLFSGTIRFNVDAVGRHTDEEIWSALERAHLASHILYLSSSPRSSSSSASSSASSSHSSSASASSSSKAFFSSFEDSPQNGGGERVWGVCTPERGAAVDGYVPLEDREDEIWSLRKAALDMQVEENGQNFSMGQRQLLCLARALLRKSKVLLLDEATSVVDPRTDALIKETIRRDFGDSTLITIAHKLETIIDYDRILVMAEGEVRELGPPATLYRDRKSIFRRLCLHDGVVPAAALASSQS, encoded by the exons ATGGCGGCACATGCGCCGCCACCTGCCGCGCCGTCTtccacgcatgcgtcgcgtgttctgtctctctccagctcgTCTCCCTTATGGGCTTCGTTCCCGCCTCCGTACTTGCCCTGGGACGCGTCGCTCGGGGACTTCAACCCCCGCTTCGAGCACAtcgttctgcctctgctgccattcctgcctctgctcttctcgctgcgcGCCTCCTGGGAGGCTGcatcttctcctcgccgcccTCTGGCGCCTCTGGACCGCCGGCGAACTGTCAttctcctcgcgctcgcTCTGCTGCTTGGCCTTCCGCTGCTCGTCGACCTCCTcgccgctgcctctgtccTCAGCTGGCACCAGCCGCTGGACTCTGACCAAGCCTGCATGGTGGCCTCTCaagctctcttcttcctgctcttcctcgtgCTCCTCCTGTACGAGGCGCGGCGCAGACTCCCGGAGAGCGGCGCCCTCAAACTGGCGCTGTCGACCGCTGCTGCTTCGCAgctcctctgcatgcaaactgCAATCCGCCTCTCCGTCAAGAACCGCGCCTGGGGCTTGTGGGAATCCCTCCAAACTGCGGCCTCTCTTCTGATCGGTCTCCTCACGTGGAATTACTGTCTCCTCAAAAGACCCACAGAGCGA CGCCGTGGCACCCGCATTTCCCCGTTTCGAGTTCGCGACGCATCCGCGTCTACTGGAAACTCTTCTTTCGTATTCCACGATACGCGCCAGACGCGCTGGCGCTTCGCCAGACGGGACGACGACGCGCGAGCGGCGCCGCTGttgagcgacgaagaaagctgGGACAGCGAAGCGGGAGGCGAGGccgaggtgtacgtacacccggcaGGCGGAGGGAAGGCTCTTTTGccggaggcgcaggcgagtTTGTGGGAGAAGTTGAGTTTTTCATGGCTGTCTCCACTCGTGGCCAAAGGCCGAAAGCAGCCGCTCACGCAGGAGGATCTTTACACTCTTCCCGCGTGTCAGAAAACCAAG GTCCTCGCAGATACTCTCGAAGTCGCCTGgcaagctgaagaagaacggagtcggtctcctcttgcttcttctgctgccttTCCTTTATCGCTGTTCCGACAGCGCGACCATCCCagtctctttcgcgtcttgGTCAGGTGCTACGGATGGCGCTGCGTCCTACCGGCTTTCTTGAAACTCACTTATGACCTTCTCCAGTTCGTCGGTCCCCTCATGCTCCACCAAATTATCTCCTTCCTCAGTCGCGACGTAGATGGCGACAT GTCGCCAGTCACGGAGGGCGTGTTTTACGCGGctgtgcttctcctctccagcctGCTCCAGTCCTTCATCTTGCACCAGTACTTCCATCTGCAGATGAAGTTGGGCATGGATgtccgcgtctctgtcgcggcgCTGATTTATCGCAAGGCGCTTCGCCTGTCCCCAGGCGCGCACACAAACCGACCGGACCAGTCTGAAGCTGCGATGTCCGCCGGCAAGGTCGTGAATTTGATGTCCGTCGACACGCAGCGACTCCAAGATCTCATGCTCTATCTCCACATTCTGTGGTCAGGGCCGCTGCAgattctcctcgctcttcttctcctctttcggcACGTCGGCGTCGCGGCTCTCGGCGGCGTCCTCGTCATGCTCGTCGGAATCCCCACCACAG GGTACGTGAGTCGGCGGATAAAACTCTTGCAAAGCCGCGTGATGGCCGCCCGCGACGCGCGCGGAAAGGTGACGAacgagtttctctctgcgaTGAAAGTGATCAAGTTGTACGCTTGGGAGGGgagtttctctgcatgcatttctcgGCTGCGGTCGCAGgagctgcgccttctctggaGGTACCAAGTGACGAACAACTGGATGCGTCTGCAGTGGCTAGGCATGccgctcgctgtctcctccacgacGTTTGGGCTCTACGTATGGAGACACGGCGCGCTCGATCCGGCGACGGTCTTCACTGCTCTCGCCCTGTTCAACGCGCTCGGCTTCCCCATGCAGATGGTCCCCGCGACAGTCAATAACTCTGCAGAGGCGAGCGCCTCGCTGAAGCGCATCCAGGACTTCCTCGACGTCCCCGAAAGACCTGGCCtgtccctctcgctctctggcgCTGCCCGTCACGGCCTCATCGACGTCGGCGAAGCCAAgacagcagacagcgaagcgggAGGGAGCAGCGGAGGAgctggaggcgaggcgaagaagagaacagtgaaggacggagaggcgaggaaggcaacCGACACCGACGACGGACAGCCTGCGTtgccgccttcgcttcccaAGGGGATGCTCGCAATTGATGTGAAGGAGTGCGACGTCGTCTgggcgaacggagacacgctGTTCAGAGGACTGAAGTTCCAGTGTCGCGCAG GGTCGCTGACAGCGGTTATCGGACCTACGGGCGCTGGGAAGAGCGGATTACTGTCGACGTTGTTGGGCGACACGACGGCGTCTCCGGTGGCTGCGTCTCGCGGCGGAGGTTCGATTTCTTTACTGCCCGAGacttcgcctgtctcggtGGTGGGGAGAGTGGCGTACGTCTCCCAAGAGCCTTGGATTCGAAACGCCTCGCTGCGCGCAAACATTCTCTTTGGGTCGCCTTTCCTACCTGAGTGGTACAACTGTGTGCTGGACTGCTGCGCTCTCCGGCCAGACCTCGCGCTGCTCCCGGCCGGGGACGAGACCGAAATCGGCGAGCGCGGAGTGAATCTATCGGGCGGCCAGAAGCAAAGAGTCGCGCTCGCGAGAGCTGTCTACGCGCAAGCAGACGTTTACCTCCTCGACGACTGCTTCTCAGCTGTCGACGCCCATGTCGCTGTGCACCTCTTCACCAACTGCGTCCGCGGCCTTCTCCGCAGTCGCACCGTCCTCCTCGTCACACACAAGCTCGGCCTCGCGCTTCCTGCCGCCGACCAGATCCTCTTCCTCGGAAACAAAAAAATTTTTTTCGACGGATCACTCGAG ACTCTGCAGAAACTCCCGGAGTTCCAGAGTTTCTCCTTGCAAGAAGAACGTGAAGAAGCCGCGCGCCAACGCCAGGTCgacgaagagcagaaggatGGCGACGCCGTTTCCCACACCCTTTCATCTAGACGGCGCGACCaagcttctctctgtctagcTCCGccaggcagagacgaaaaggcgGCGCCTCGTGACGCTCGGGCAGCAGAGAATTCTgacgaagaggcgacagcAATGAACTCgaacgaacgagaaagaaactccGCTCCTGGTGCCGCTGTGCAAATTGAAGAGACGGCCGAGCCGCAGTCGCATGCGAG GCGCGGAGCTCTGATTGACGAGGAGCGCCTTCACCACGGCAGTGTCGGAACAGCCGTCTACCTGGAGTATCTGAAAGGAGCAGGAGGCTTTGCCGTCGCATCTGTCGTTGTCGGCTGCTTTGCTGTCTCCAACGCCATCCTTGTCCTCGCAAATCTGTGGCTGTCGCACTGGTCAGACCATTCCGCAAAGCAGCAAAGTCTGctccgcgcttcttctctttcttcgtcttctccgtcgtcagGGCGGTCCTGTCCCCGGTCGCTGCTCTGCTCCATGTTTCCGAGTTTCTCTTCATGCGAGGCAGAGTGCATGAGCGATGACGCGTTGTCTGTCCAGACCGGCTTCGGCGTCTACGTCGGCCTCGTGCTCCTCCACTTGATCGTCGCCGTCGGGGGCCTTGCCGTCATGGTCAGAAGCGCACAGTCTGCCGCGCGGTTCTTCCACGAGCGTCTCCTCAGAGCCGTCACCGA TGCTCAGATGTCTTTCTTCGACACGACGCCCCTCGGGCGCGTCCAGAACCGTTTCACTCGCGACTTGAACGTCGTGGACGAGACGCTTCCGCAGACGCTGGGGACGTACGCGAATTTGTGGTTCAAGGCTTTGGCTACTTTCACGGCGATTGcttttgtctttcctctgttcatcctctttctcctcccgctcctcgtcttctaCCGCCGCGTGCAGAACTTCTACATCCCAACGTCtcggcagctgcagcgcgTGCAGTCGCTGCTCCGGTCTCCGATTTTCCAGGACTTCTCAGAGACTCTCGACGGCGTCGCGACGATTCGCGCCTTTCGACAGCAGGCGCGCTTCCGAGCgcaaagcgaagaaaagatgGACGCCGAACTCGAGGCATGTTACCTCTACTTCGCCTCCAATCGCTGGCTCGCACTCCGCCTCGAGTTCGTCGGCACTCTCGTCGTCACCTTCACTGCCCTCTGCGCCGTCTTTGCGAAGGCGAGTCTTCAGCAACTCTCTTCACCCTTCTCACCCTCCTCGCATTCCTcaccttcctctccgttctctctgttctctctgttctctgcgcctctctcttctgcatctcttgCTGCGTCGGTGGGAGGTTTGGACGCGGAAGGCGAAGCCGGCTTGGGGCAGGGCGGTGGCGCGTCCGTGGATTCTGCGCCTTTTGCCGCTTTCGAAGGAGCTCTGTGGGGACTGctgtcgttcctctctctgggcgctcgaatgcatgcgccgcaAGGCCTCTCCTCCGGCCTGGGCGGTCTCGCGATTTCGTACGCGCTCAACATCACGCAACACCTCAACTGGCTGGTGCGAATGgccagcgagacagagagcaacgTCCTTGCCGTGGAACGAATCAAAGAGTACGCGGACAACATCCCCTCTGAACATCTCGAGCCCAGGAACGCTTGGCGCGCGCGAACCGCGACGGCGCGAGGGGACGGTCGCGCTTGCAGtccagagaggcaggcgcgcAACGGAGAAGCAAGCTTCCACGGCGTTTGTGGTCGCGAGCGAAACGACCGGACGGAGGATGACTGGCCACTCGAAGGACGCATTGTGCTGAAGAATTTAAGCGCGCGATATCACCCGGACGGCCCTCTCGTCATCAAGGGCATCAACGCGGAGTTCGGACCCGGCGAAAG AATCGGTTTGGTAGGACGCACAGGTGCTGGCAAGAGCACGTTGCTTCTCACGATGCTGCGTATGGTCGAGCCTGCGACTGGGTCGGTGTTTGTCGATGGGGTAGACACTTTGGACGTTCCACTTCGCGTCCTCAGATCGAAGTTCTCGATCATTCCTCAA gACCCGGTTTTATTTTCCGGAACGATTCGCTTCAACGTCGACGCTGTTGGACGGCATACCGACGAGGAAATTTGGTCGGCGCTCGAACGCGCTCACTTGGCTTCTCACATCCTctatctctcttcttcacctcgttcttcttcgtcttctgcttcgtcttccgcgtcttcatctcactcttcttc